A genomic window from Chrysoperla carnea chromosome 3, inChrCarn1.1, whole genome shotgun sequence includes:
- the LOC123296219 gene encoding regulator of telomere elongation helicase 1 homolog, whose translation MSSVEIRGIKVTFPYEPYEIQKDYMSKVIESLQNSSNAILESPTGTGKTLSLLCSSLAWLMTEKMKTASAYPSDNNYGGESVEDILKNVMSMRPPKIIYSSRTHSQLGQALQELKNTIYKDFVKSSIIGSRDQLCLKKEVLEERSVPLQVNICRGLIKSRGCSYYHGVEKCLDPIVSKMNILDIEELVGLGKKHHFCPYYMARELKQNADLTFMPYNYLLDPNARKSFGVDLANTVVILDEAHNIETTCEESASITITSTDIAMAIDELTVIMKAMENDHIMLEGDAQKDFTLDDLVVIKSLLLEFEKVVTEIQIKSSDGDTYDGQYLHRLIEKAGIEFSNAQYVVNVLDKLVQYMTTTRNEAFNRNGQHLQKLKDLLVVIYENNTEELKEKVKKCFRVFIQEEVLNKGKNNSSWIKKNKNKVQKVINYWCFTPSFGMEALMKHGVRNIILTSGTLSPLKPLISELGLDVPIRLENPHIISNNQILVKIVSNGYRNIQLDSSYKNRENHAYVEALGRTIKSFVNMIPDGLLVFFPSYTILNSCSEFWQNSGIWHDICKVKPIFTEPRNKDDFNNIIFEYYAKIKEEGSKGACFFAVCRGKVSEGLDFADENGRGVIITGLPFPPLRDPRVILKKQYLDRHATRENQMANGQKWYTLEAIRAVNQAIGRVIRHKNDYGVILLCDYRFDNPNLKNDLSAWLRGYIQKTNTFAQAIAGVTKFFYEANIKFPTKSNKISEKMVENEPDNSLKYMKNETAFGSVSSMEPKRILKSTVIPDSTILEDYKENASTELPKKKSIFSVLDMDKTVTSSTNFRLQDYRQPEPKNCELKQEKKVFDTNKSPEMNPHKKRKITIIPNNMDYEGSKSLSNDSPKSSTSNKTAVNIVQKIAKNLTPDKIQLFHTTILTYKQQTEIFNLIEGIHDTLSNVTESEEYLNDIITFVKPKDKHIFQSYISLRSKWDLLSSEEKNNT comes from the exons ATGTCATCCGTTGAAATAAGAGGCATAAAAGTTACGTTTCCATATGAACCATATGAAATCCAAAAGGATTATATGAGTAAAGTAATAGAGAGCttacaaaattcatcaaatgCGATCCTTGAATCACCAACTGGTACTGGAAAGACTTTATCATTACTATGTTCATCGCTCGCTTGGTTAATgacagaaaaaatgaaaacagcTTCAGCGTATCCATCTGATAATAATTACGGCGGCGAAAGTGTTGAAGACATACTAAAAAATGTGATGTCCATGAGACCACCGAAAATCATTTATTCATCACGAACACATTCCCAGCTTGGACAAGCGTTACAAGAGttaaaaaataccatttataaGGATTTTGTAAAGTCGTCAATTATAGGTTCTAGAGATCAATTGTGTTTGAAAAAAGAAGTATTAGAAGAACGATCTGTACCACTTCAAGTAAACATTTGCCGAGGCCTTATAAAAAGTCGAGGTTGTTCATATTATCATGGCGTTGAAAAGTGTTTAGATCCGATTGTATCTAAAATGAATATATTGGATATTGAAGAATTAGTTGGTTTGGgtaaaaaacatcatttttgtcCGTATTATATGGCTCgagaattaaaacaaaatgctGATCTTACGTTTATGccatataattatttgttagatCCGAATGCCAGAAAAtcatttg GTGTTGATTTAGCTAACACTGTTGTTATTCTGGATGAAGCACATAATATAGAGACAACATGTGAAGAATCTGCATCAATAACTATAACATCTACAGATATAGCCATGGCCATTGATGAATTGACAGTTATCATGAAGGCAATGGAAAATGATCATATTATGCTTGAAGGCGATGCACAAAAAGATTTTACGTTAGATGATTTAGTTGTTATTAAAAGTTTACTCTTAgaatttgaaaaagttgttaccgaaattcaaattaaatcatCGGACGGTGATACCTACGATGGACAATATTTACACCGACTTATTGAAAAAGCAGGG ATAGAATTTTCTAATGCTCAGTATGTCGTTAATGTATTGGATAAATTAGTTCAGTATATGACTACTACTAGAAATGAAGCGTTCAATCGTAATGGtcaacatttacaaaaattaaaagatttactTGTTGTAATCTATGAGAATAATACAGAAGAATTAAaggaaaaagtgaaaaaatgttttcgagTTTTTATACAAGAGGAAGTTTTAAATAAAGGCAAAAATAATAGTagttggattaaaaaaaataaaaataaagtacaaaaagtTATTAACTACTGGTGTTTTACACCTAGTTTTGG AATGGAAGCTTTAATGAAACACGGCGtacgaaatataatattaactaGTGGAACTTTGTCGCCTTTAAAACCACTTATTTCAGAATTGGGGCTAGATGTCCCAATTCGATTAGAAAATCCGCACATCATATCTAACAATCAAATACTTGTAAAAATAGTCAGTAATGGTTATCGAAATATCCAATTAGATTCCAGTTATAAAAATAG ggAAAATCATGCTTATGTGGAAGCACTTGGAAGAACAATCAAATCATTTGTAAATATGATACCCGATGGTTTATTGGTATTTTTCCCGtcgtatacaattttaaattcttgttCAGAATTTTGGCAAAATTCTGGTATTTGGCATGATATTTGCAAAGTTAAG ccaattttTACAGAACCTAGAAATAAAGAtgatttcaataatataatatttgaatactaTGCAAAAATCAAAGAAGAAGGTAGTAAAGGAGCGTGCTTTTTTGCTGTATGCAGAGGGAAAGTATCCGAAGGTTTAGATTTTGCTGATGAAAATGGTCGAGGAGTAATTATTACAGGTCTTCCGTTTCCACCTTTAAGAGATCCTcgagttatattaaaaaaacaatatttagatCGACATGCGACCCGagaaaatcag atgGCAAATGGGCAAAAATGGTATACGTTAGAAGCAATTAGAGCAGTTAATCAGGCTATTGGTCGAGTCATTAGACATAAAAATGATTATGGAGTAATTTTACTGTGTGATTATCGCTTTGAtaatccaaatttaaaaaatgatttatccgCTTGGCTTCGAGGATATATTCAAAAAACTAATACATTTGCTCAAGCAATAGCGGGTGTTACGAAATTTTTCTATGAGGCGAatataaag tttccaactaaaagtaataaaatttccgaaaaaatgGTCGAAAATGAACCGGATAATAGTTTGAAATACATGAAAAACGAAACTGCTTTTGGTTCTGTTTCAAGTATGGAACCAAAACGGATTTTAAAATCAACTGTGATAC ctgaTTCGACAATATTAGAGGATTATAAAGAAAATGCAAGTACTGAATTACCAAAAAAGAAAAGTATCTTTTCCGTACTAGACATGGATAAAACAGTTACATCGTCTACGAATTTTAGATTACAAGATTATAGACAGCCTGAGCCAAAAAATTGTGAGTTGAAACAAGAAAAGAAAGTATTCGATACTAATAAAAGTCCTGAAATGAATCCtcataaaaagagaaaaataactATCATACCAAATAATATGGATTATGAAGGTTCAAAAAGCTTAAGCAATGATTCACCGAAATCATCAACATCTAATAAAACGGCTGTGAACATAGTTCAAAAG attgcaaaaaatttaacaccCGATAAAATTCAACTCTTTCATACAACGATTTTAACGTATAAAcaacaaactgaaatttttaatttaatcgaaGGTATACATGATACTTTGAGCAACGTAACAGAAAGCGAAGAGTATTTAAATG atataattaCATTTGTTAAACCAAAGGATAAACATATATTCCAGTCGTATATTAGTTTAAGAAGTAAATGGGATTTATTAtcttcagaagaaaaaaataataca
- the LOC123294590 gene encoding Golgi to ER traffic protein 4 homolog — MRRSFINLFYLSNCCIIYNMASAKNNVRGVSRVLTKLEASVSSGNYYEAHQMYRTLYFRYLGQKKYSEALDLLYNGAHILLQHGQLGSGADLAILYVDVLIQSDTPVLEEIFERIAKLFAAIGPTIPERDTFLTNAIKWSQQNNKRGHAKLHQKFADIFWKEENYVMSRHHFLYSSDGRGCAHMLIELHRTRGYLCETDLFIAQAVLQYLCLNNKLTATEVFKTYTEVHPNIKTKQPPYALPLLNFLAFLLQAVESKNLAAYTILCEKYQPSLNRDPSYAKYLDKIGQLYLGVPPPRQRANGLFGNLIQNLLSGLDMDSDDDGDHPGTFSRPSTSSFLAFTGMGSSSLD, encoded by the exons atgcGAAGGAGtttcatcaatttattttatctgtcaaattgctgtataatatataacatgGCATCAGCAAAAAATAATGTACGTGGTGTATCTCGAGTTTTAACAAAACTCGAAGCATCCGTAAGTTCTGGCAACTATTATGAAGCACATCAAATGTACAGAACTTTATACTTTCG CTATTTAGGACAGAAAAAATACTCAGAGGCCttagatttattatataatgGGGCACACATTTTATTACAACATGGacag ttaGGTAGTGGTGCAGACTTAGCCATTTTATACGTAGATGTTCTTATACAATCAGATACACCTGTTTTAGAAGAAATATTTGAACGAATAGCAAAATTATTTGCAGCTATTGGCCCAACAATCCCTGAACGtgatacatttttaacaaatgcTATTAAATGGTCACAGCAGAACAATAAACGAGGCCATGCAAAATTGCACCAG AAATTTGCAGACATATTTTGGAAAGAGGAGAACTATGTAATGTCTAGACATCATTTCCTATATTCATCAGATGGACGAGGCTGTGCACACATGTTAATTGAATTACATAGAACACGTGGCTATTTGTGTGAAACAGATTTATTTATTGCTCAGGCCGTATTACAGTACttgtgtttaaataataagttaactGCCACAGAAGTTTTTAAAACGTATACAGAAGTACATcctaatataaaaacaaaacaaccaCCATATGCTTTACCGTTACTCaattttttagcatttttaCTACAAGCtgttgaaag taaaaaCCTGGCTGCATACACAATATTATGTGAAAAATATCAACCGTCCTTAAATAGAGATCCTAGTTAtgcaaaatatttagacaaaattgGTCAATTATATTTGGGTGTACCACCTCCTAGACAACGTGCAAATGGTTTATTTggtaatttaatacaaaatttattaagtggTTTGGATATGGATTCAGATGATGATGGTGATCATCCTGGTACATTTTCACGGCCGTCTACATCCTCATTCTTAGCATTTACTGGTATGGGTTCTTCCAGTCTTGACTAA
- the LOC123296554 gene encoding HMG1/2-like protein, producing the protein MSDDSELDDEQPQYDIYQKKYQLLLERCDVLQQDNERLVNRLYYIKKMVKRRKVECKFIMDRLDSHGDDWRNAPAPEQDIKPDISNLIKPPTIKVEKGIGSNSKVITDKSKKKVKKKPTKSEKPERDPNAPKRPANPFFQFCQEQRTIVMERLNSELKPGEPEPSKQELTRQLAIKWKTLTSEDKQVYVDMYERSKEKYAIEMDAYNCKN; encoded by the exons ATGTCAGACGATTCAGAACTTGACGACGAACAACCCCAGTatgatatttatcaaaaaaagtacCAATTATTATTAGAACGATGTGATGTTTTGCAGCAGGATAACGAACGATTAGTAAATAG attgtattatatcaaaaaaatggttaaaagaCGAAAAGTAGAATGTAAATTCATAATGGATAGGTTAGATTCGCATGGGGATGATTGGAGAAATGCACCAGCCCCTGAACAGGATATTAAACCAGAtattagtaatttaataaaaccaccaacaataaaagttgaaaaag gtATAGGAAGTAATTCAAAAGTAATAACAgataaatcaaagaaaaaagtgaaaaagaaACCAACAAAATCAGAAAAACCAGAACGAGATCCAAATGCACCAAAAAGACCAGCAAATCCATTCTTTCAATTTTGTCAAGAGCAACGAACTATTGTTATGGAACGATTAAATTCTGAGTTAAAACCAGGTGAACCTGAACCGTCAAAACAAGAACTTACTAGACAATTAGCAATTAAGTGGAAAACATTAACTTCTGAAGATAAACAA gtttaCGTAGATATGTACGAAcgttcaaaagaaaaatatgctatcgaaatggatgcatataattgtaaaaattaa
- the LOC123296551 gene encoding serine hydroxymethyltransferase isoform X2 translates to MVSNGDTSFKLMNTTLQESDPELFALIQKEKKRQTNGLEMIASENFTSLSVLQCLSTCLHNKYSEGLPGARYYGGNEYIDQIEILAQKRALAAFNLNPEEWGVNVQPYSGSPANLAVYTAVVEPHGRIMGLDLPDGGHLTHGYRTATKRISSTSIFFESMPYKVHPETGIIDYDELERTAKLFKPTLIIAGISCYSRCLDYKRFRDIADQNGAILFSDMAHVSGLVAAGVIPSPFDYSDIVSTTTHKTLRGPRAGMIFFRKGVKGVNAKGEKIYYDYENKINQAVFPGLQGGPHNHAIGAIATAMLQAQQPEFVQYQKQVILNAKRLAEGLTKRGYKIVTGGTDVHLILVDFRGTGVTGGKAEKILDAVSIAGNKNTVPGDKSAFNPSGLRLGTPALTTRGLKEDDIDQVAAFIDEAIKLAKEIQVISGPKLVDYNRVLENDPAIVAKVSQLRERVENFSKDFPLPGYVDY, encoded by the exons ATGGTTTCAAACGGAGATACATCATTTAAATTGATGAATACAACATTACAAGAATCAGATCCTGAACTTTTTGCATTAAtacaaaaagagaaaaaacGACAAACTAATGGCTTGGAAATGATTGCATCAGAAAATTTCACATCTTTATCAGTATTACAATGTTTAAGCACGTGTCTACATAACAAATATTCAGAAGGTTTACCAGGAGCACG GTATTATGGAGGTAACGAATACATCgatcaaattgaaatattagcGCAAAAACGAGCATTAGCCGCATTTAACTTGAATCCAGAAGAATGGGGTGTTAATGTACAGCCATATTCTGGTTCACCAGCTAATTTAGCAGTTTATACAGCTGTTGTCGAGCCACATGGCAGAATTATGGGTTTGGATTTACCAGATGGTGGACATTTAACTCATGGATACAGAACAGCAACCAAACGCATTTCATCTACGTCAATTTTCTTCGAATCAATGCCATATAAAGTTCATCCCGAAACTGGAATCATAGATTATGATGAATTAGAAAGAAcggcaaaattatttaaaccaaCTTTGATTATTGCTGGAATCAGTTGTTATTCAAGATGTTTGGATTATAAACGTTTCAGGGATATTGCTGATCAAAATGGAGCAATATTATTCTCGGATATGGCTCACGTATCTGGACTTGTTGCTGCCG GTGTTATTCCAAGTCCCTTTGACTACAGTGATATTGTGAGTACAACGACACATAAAACCCTTCGTGGTCCACGTGCTGGAATGATTTTCTTCCGTAAAGGTGTTAAAGGTGTAAACGCAAAAGGAGAAAAAATATACTACgattacgaaaataaaataaaccaagcaGTATTTCCTGGATTACAGGGAGGACCACATAATCATGCAATCGGTGCTATTGCAACAGCCATGCTACAAGCTCAACAACCAGAATTTGTTCAGTATCAAAAACAA GTAATATTAAATGCAAAACGTTTAGCTGAAGGATTAACAAAAAGAGGATACAAAATTGTGACGGGTGGAACAGATGTTCATTTAATTCTCGTTGATTTCCGAGGAACAGGTGTTACTGGTGGAAAAGCAGAAAAAATCTTGGATGCTGTTTCGATTGCTGGCAATAAAAACACTGTCCCTGGTGATAAAAGTGCATTCAATCCATCAGGACTTCGATTAGGAACACCAGCTTTAACGACCAGAGGTTTGAAAGAAGATGATATCGACCAAGTTGCTGCCTTCATTGATGAAGCTATAAAATTAGCTAAAGAAATACAAGTGATATCCGGACCCAAATTGGTTGATTATAATCGTGTATTAGAGAATGATCCTGCTATTGTAGCGAAAGTAAGTCAATTAAGAGAGCGAGTGGAAAATTTCAGTAAAGATTTTCCACTTCCAGGGTATgtcgattattaa
- the LOC123296551 gene encoding serine hydroxymethyltransferase isoform X1: protein MPLSLKFVSKVLFRERTITSFRHLLHATTVRMVSNGDTSFKLMNTTLQESDPELFALIQKEKKRQTNGLEMIASENFTSLSVLQCLSTCLHNKYSEGLPGARYYGGNEYIDQIEILAQKRALAAFNLNPEEWGVNVQPYSGSPANLAVYTAVVEPHGRIMGLDLPDGGHLTHGYRTATKRISSTSIFFESMPYKVHPETGIIDYDELERTAKLFKPTLIIAGISCYSRCLDYKRFRDIADQNGAILFSDMAHVSGLVAAGVIPSPFDYSDIVSTTTHKTLRGPRAGMIFFRKGVKGVNAKGEKIYYDYENKINQAVFPGLQGGPHNHAIGAIATAMLQAQQPEFVQYQKQVILNAKRLAEGLTKRGYKIVTGGTDVHLILVDFRGTGVTGGKAEKILDAVSIAGNKNTVPGDKSAFNPSGLRLGTPALTTRGLKEDDIDQVAAFIDEAIKLAKEIQVISGPKLVDYNRVLENDPAIVAKVSQLRERVENFSKDFPLPGYVDY, encoded by the exons ATGCCGCTCTCacttaaatttgtttcaaaagttttgttccGTGAGCGCACAATCACCAGTTTCAGACACCTGTTGCACGCTACg ACAGTCAGAATGGTTTCAAACGGAGATACATCATTTAAATTGATGAATACAACATTACAAGAATCAGATCCTGAACTTTTTGCATTAAtacaaaaagagaaaaaacGACAAACTAATGGCTTGGAAATGATTGCATCAGAAAATTTCACATCTTTATCAGTATTACAATGTTTAAGCACGTGTCTACATAACAAATATTCAGAAGGTTTACCAGGAGCACG GTATTATGGAGGTAACGAATACATCgatcaaattgaaatattagcGCAAAAACGAGCATTAGCCGCATTTAACTTGAATCCAGAAGAATGGGGTGTTAATGTACAGCCATATTCTGGTTCACCAGCTAATTTAGCAGTTTATACAGCTGTTGTCGAGCCACATGGCAGAATTATGGGTTTGGATTTACCAGATGGTGGACATTTAACTCATGGATACAGAACAGCAACCAAACGCATTTCATCTACGTCAATTTTCTTCGAATCAATGCCATATAAAGTTCATCCCGAAACTGGAATCATAGATTATGATGAATTAGAAAGAAcggcaaaattatttaaaccaaCTTTGATTATTGCTGGAATCAGTTGTTATTCAAGATGTTTGGATTATAAACGTTTCAGGGATATTGCTGATCAAAATGGAGCAATATTATTCTCGGATATGGCTCACGTATCTGGACTTGTTGCTGCCG GTGTTATTCCAAGTCCCTTTGACTACAGTGATATTGTGAGTACAACGACACATAAAACCCTTCGTGGTCCACGTGCTGGAATGATTTTCTTCCGTAAAGGTGTTAAAGGTGTAAACGCAAAAGGAGAAAAAATATACTACgattacgaaaataaaataaaccaagcaGTATTTCCTGGATTACAGGGAGGACCACATAATCATGCAATCGGTGCTATTGCAACAGCCATGCTACAAGCTCAACAACCAGAATTTGTTCAGTATCAAAAACAA GTAATATTAAATGCAAAACGTTTAGCTGAAGGATTAACAAAAAGAGGATACAAAATTGTGACGGGTGGAACAGATGTTCATTTAATTCTCGTTGATTTCCGAGGAACAGGTGTTACTGGTGGAAAAGCAGAAAAAATCTTGGATGCTGTTTCGATTGCTGGCAATAAAAACACTGTCCCTGGTGATAAAAGTGCATTCAATCCATCAGGACTTCGATTAGGAACACCAGCTTTAACGACCAGAGGTTTGAAAGAAGATGATATCGACCAAGTTGCTGCCTTCATTGATGAAGCTATAAAATTAGCTAAAGAAATACAAGTGATATCCGGACCCAAATTGGTTGATTATAATCGTGTATTAGAGAATGATCCTGCTATTGTAGCGAAAGTAAGTCAATTAAGAGAGCGAGTGGAAAATTTCAGTAAAGATTTTCCACTTCCAGGGTATgtcgattattaa
- the LOC123295268 gene encoding uncharacterized protein CG5098: MSSIYFGISVTLLTNVPGVDSPEGSDVLGKGDTTYHHGIAVGSAAHSQQHDWGNVPLSTVVPGGPGARVSPLVITPGGSTVLQVAPEPNMPGGPHSQHGRPPPVAQPGPPGWNHLQVSSFYAGRQPQHAHMSSDHHLLAPRPPTWHTPSTDAVTPLFSLQQMLGTDRAVALAYPRPSAATVDLSLPPRSTHSPRNGNNTNQNGESSSSSPISLSVRDAKQINSLAERRQSFQELVNPKRPKRVDSILERLNTGPGSVIVTAAHSSHDESSNSSQPGVIASSSPLTREEEVLSPASNEDSLDSAKSRRKRKPLKTIRMSKDEKHSDEEKTQTDEPLLNLTKTDSNPSIDLTNDKSDEVPKEPEVVTIVKTDSVPPEKQPPPQIVQQPVIVTCQSNSEPVQENPIIEPPKTRRKTLSESETIENIAAMIASTEHDEDKDKTNLEANPKPEFTDSKVNLENMLASPPPDVSSQENNTKNEIEQPVVDIQPELQVQQKEEIPTNAEQNKTVLNHEVTDNQKSPQTTNFVEVENQLEKMFAGLEEMDTNENTVKHDEPSNLPIDRERVTSTSSEVGDFNKTTRKKSARFRGGINSNIRRPSEGNSSETTPTKKTPTKDPLSTNSINRFSPKVSVKLNQKTKVFDKSIPQKMKKPNDNVQKDIYAYDSGSNTSSIRSRGPFIQIRGPRDSPISVNIVNTPSTEDDAEKTQRTKAKKSFHDDSEYRNKVRSKGLHSSTLSIKYDAHTTDTSWICVFCKRGPHTTSYPNNHQAGPSSGNMSIAGYSSGDLFGPYIITSNCPEYQESLEQISELKMKLSLQPETSPSGNSTGKFFNKKAKKRHLQSWTGSGIHDVTPECHSSASLEGMLESSASKYEIWAHEDCIVWGPGVYLAGPRIVGLEGAVWSCCSVVCEQCQKRGANVSCLVRNCGLSSHVGCAKLSGWNLNEETYKAYCQRHKKVS; the protein is encoded by the exons ATGTCATCAATTTACtt TGGTATTTCTGTAACTTTGTTGACGAACGTACCAGGTGTGGATTCCCCAGAAGGTAGTGATGTTTTGGGGAAGGGCGACACGACTTATCATCATGGTATAGCAGTGGGGTCTGCTGCGCATTCGCAGCAACACGATTGGGGTAACGTCCCCTTATCAACAGTCGTGCCAGGAGGTCCAGGTGCCAGGGTTTCACCTTTAGTAATTACACCTGGTGGAAGTACCGTATTGCAAGTAGCTCCAGAACCCAATATGCCTGGTGGGCCACATTCACAACATGGCAGACCTCCACCTGTGGCACAACCTGGACCACCGGGTTGGAATCATTTAcag GTGTCCTCCTTCTACGCCGGACGACAACCTCAGCATGCTCACATGTCGTCGGACCACCATCTATTAGCACCTCGACCTCCAACATGGCACACTCCAAGTACGGATGCAGTAACACCTCTGTTCAGTTTACAACAAATGTTGGGAACCGATCGAGCGGTGGCTCTTGCATATCCCCGTCCATCAGCAGCTACTGTAGATTTATCATTACCTCCTAGATCAACACATTCACCTCGAAATGGGAATAATACCAATCAAAATGGAGAATCTAGTTCGAGCTCACCGATTAGTTTATCTGTACGCGATGCAAAACAAATCAATAGTTTGGCAGAACGACGACAATCGTTTCAAGAATTAGTGAATCCAAAACGACCAAAACGAGTTGACTCTATTTTGGAAAGATTAAACACTGGGCCTGGTTCCGTAATTGTAACGGCTGCACATAGTTCGCACGATGAAAGTAGCAATAGTAGTCAGCCTGGTGTAATTGCATCATCATCTCCGTTAACTAGGGAAGAAGAAGTATTATCACCTGCTAGCAATGAAGATTCGTTAGACAGCGCAAAATCTAGACGAAAACGAAAACCGTTAAAAACGATTCGAATGTCTAAAGATGAAAAACATTCCGATGAAGAGAAAACACAAACAGATGAAccacttttaaatttaacgaaaaCCGATTCGAATCCAAGCATTGATTTAACAAATGACAAATCTGACGAAGTTCCAAAAGAACCCGAAGTTGTAACGATAGTTAAAACAGATTCCGTACCGCCAGAAAAACAACCACCACCGCAAATTGTTCAGCAGCCAGTAATAGTAACATGCCAATCGAATAGTGAACCTGTTCAGGAGAATCCAATCATCGAACCACCTAAAACACGCCGAAAAACTTTATCGGAATctgaaacaattgaaaatattgctGCTATGATTGCATCTACTGAACATGATGAAGATAAAGATAAAACGAATTTGGAAGCAAACCCGAAACCCGAATTTACAGATTCAAaagtaaatttagaaaatatgttaGCAAGTCCACCACCTGATGTTTCTTCGCAAGAAAATAATACGAAAAATGAAATCGAGCAACCAGTTGTAGATATTCAACCTGAATTGCAAGTGCAACAGAAAGAAGAAATCCCTACAAATGCTGAACAAAATAAAACCGTACTTAATCATGAGGTAACTGATAATCAAAAATCACCTCAAACAACTAATTTTGTTGAAGTCGAAAATCAATTAGAGAAAATGTTCGCTGGATTAGAAGAAATGGATACTAACGAAAATACTGTAAAGCACGATGAACCGTCAAATTTACCTATAGATCGAGAACGAGTAACGTCTACATCATCTGAAGTtggtgattttaataaaaccacTCGAAAGAAAAGTGCACGCTTTCGAGGTGGTATAAATTCCAATATACGTAGACCCAGTGAAGGTAATTCGAGTGAAACTACACCAACGAAAAAAACTCCAACAAAAGATCCATTATCTACAAATTCGATAAATCGATTTTCACCGAAAGTATCGGTTAAActcaatcaaaaaacaaaagtgTTCGATAAAAGTATACctcagaaaatgaaaaaaccaaATGACAATGTACAAAAAGATATTTATGCGTACGATTCAGGAAGTAATACAAGTTCAATACGGTCCCGGGGTCCATTTATCCAGATACGTGGACCTCGAGATTCTCCAATCagtgtaaatattgtaaatacacCGTCAACCGAAGATGATGCTGAGAAAACTCAACGAACGAAAGCGAAGAAGTCATTCCATGATGACAGTGAATATCGTAACAAAGTGCGATCAAAAGGACTTCATAGTAGTACGCTAAGTATTAAATATGATGCACATACCACGGATACAAGTTGGATATGTGTCTTTTGTAAACGAGGGCCACATACCACAAGCTATCCAAATAATCACCAAGCTGGACCATCTTCAGGTAATATGTCAATAGCGGGTTATAGTTCAGGTGATTTATTTGGACCTTACATTATAACATCCAATTGTCCTGAATATCAAGAAAGCTTAGAACAAATCAGTgaactaaaaatgaaattatctctTCAACCTGAAACATCACCGAGTGGAAATTCAAcggggaaattttttaataaaaaagcgaAGAAACGACATCTACAATCGTGGACTGGTTCTGGTATACATGATGTTACACCTGAGTGTCATTCAAGTGCATCCTTAGAAGGTATGCTTGAATCAAGTGCAAGCAAATATGAAATATGGGCACATGAGGATTGTATTGTATGGGGACCTGGTGTATATTTAGCCGGTCCACGTATTGTGGGACTTGAGGGTGCCGTATGGAGTTGTTGTAGTGTTGTTTGTGAACAATGTCAGAAACGTGGTGCGAATGTATCGTGTTTAGTGCGAAACTGTGGATTAAGTTCACATGTAGGGTGTGCTAAATTATCTGGTTGGAATTTAAATGAAGAGACGTATAAAGCGTATTGTCAAAGACATAAAAAAGTATCGTGA